The following proteins are co-located in the Pseudomonas sp. ATCC 13867 genome:
- a CDS encoding acyl-CoA dehydrogenase family protein, which yields MTSTPEELQAIRDGVRALCAEFPAEYWRKIDEEKGFPEAFVRAMTEAGWLSAMIPEEYGGSGLGLAEASVILEEVNHCGGNSGTIHGQMYNMFTLLRNGSAEQKAYYLPKLASGELRLQSMGVTEPTTGTDTTKIKTTAVRQGDKYVINGQKVWISRIQHSDLMILLARTTPLAEVKKKSEGMSIFLVDLREAIGNGLTVQPIANMVNHETNELFFDNLELPASSLIGEEGKGFKYILDGLNAERTLIAAECIGDGRWFTEKSAQYARDRVVFGRPIGQNQGVQFPIAEAHIEIEAADLMRWRACQEYDSGKNAGAAANMAKYLAAKASWEAANACLQTHGGFGFANEYDVERKFRETRLYQVAPISTNLILSYVAEHLLELPRSF from the coding sequence AGTTCCCCGCCGAGTACTGGCGCAAGATCGACGAAGAGAAGGGCTTCCCCGAGGCATTCGTGCGCGCCATGACCGAAGCCGGCTGGCTCTCGGCAATGATTCCGGAAGAATACGGCGGCTCGGGCCTGGGCCTGGCCGAGGCCTCGGTGATCCTCGAGGAAGTGAACCACTGCGGCGGCAACTCCGGGACCATCCACGGGCAGATGTACAACATGTTCACCCTGCTGCGTAACGGCAGCGCCGAGCAGAAGGCCTACTACCTGCCCAAGCTGGCCAGCGGCGAGCTGCGCCTGCAATCGATGGGCGTCACCGAGCCGACCACCGGCACCGACACCACCAAGATCAAGACCACCGCCGTGCGCCAGGGCGACAAGTACGTGATCAACGGCCAGAAGGTGTGGATCTCGCGCATCCAGCATTCCGACCTGATGATCCTGCTGGCCCGCACCACGCCGCTGGCCGAGGTGAAGAAGAAATCCGAAGGCATGTCGATCTTCCTCGTCGACCTGCGCGAGGCCATCGGCAACGGCCTGACCGTGCAGCCGATTGCCAACATGGTCAACCACGAGACCAACGAGCTGTTCTTCGACAACCTGGAACTGCCGGCCAGCAGCCTGATCGGCGAGGAAGGCAAGGGCTTCAAGTACATCCTCGACGGCCTCAATGCCGAGCGCACCCTGATCGCCGCCGAGTGCATCGGCGACGGCCGCTGGTTCACCGAGAAGTCCGCCCAGTACGCCCGCGACCGCGTGGTGTTCGGCCGCCCGATCGGGCAGAACCAGGGCGTGCAGTTCCCTATCGCCGAGGCGCACATCGAGATCGAAGCGGCCGACCTGATGCGCTGGCGCGCCTGCCAGGAATACGACAGCGGCAAGAACGCCGGCGCCGCCGCCAACATGGCCAAGTACCTGGCGGCCAAGGCCAGCTGGGAAGCGGCCAATGCCTGCCTGCAGACCCACGGCGGTTTCGGCTTCGCCAACGAGTACGACGTCGAGCGCAAGTTCCGCGAGACGCGCCTGTACCAGGTGGCGCCGATTTCCACCAACCTGATCCTGTCCTACGTGGCCGAGCACCTGCTCGAACTGCCGCGCTCCTTCTGA
- a CDS encoding MmgE/PrpD family protein, producing the protein MNNTHALAEFLAGLRYEDLPQAVVERTEDLFLDWLGSALASQDRHPIPLFQRYARTMGPADGNSRILVDGRGSSAYFAALVNGASSHLVEQDDLHNSSVLHPATVVFPAALAAAQDLGKSGRELILASVAGYEAGIRIGEFLGRTHYRIFHTTATVGTLAAAVAVGKLLGFDSHQFVHCLGSAGTQAAGLWEFLRDAADSKQLHTAKAAADGLLAAYLTADGLTGAQNILEGEQGMAAGMSRDADPRWLVDGLGTRWALAETSFKFHASCRHTHPAADALLALMQREGLEHDDIAKVTTRVHQAAIDVLGRVVVPQSVHQAKFSMGTVLGLIAVHGKAGLVEFETFALQDPRIAAFREKVEMQLDPEVDGAYPQRWLGRVEVVTTDGRCFQGAIDEPKGDPGNTLSREELADKFRRLLAFAGARGDAEAERLIDATWRLHAQMQLGDFA; encoded by the coding sequence ATGAACAACACCCACGCCCTTGCCGAATTTCTCGCCGGCCTGCGCTACGAAGACCTGCCGCAAGCGGTGGTCGAGCGTACCGAAGACCTGTTCCTCGACTGGCTCGGCTCAGCCCTGGCCAGCCAGGACCGCCACCCGATCCCGCTGTTCCAGCGCTACGCCCGCACGATGGGCCCGGCGGACGGCAACAGCCGCATCCTGGTCGACGGTCGCGGCAGCAGCGCCTACTTCGCCGCGCTGGTGAATGGTGCCAGTTCGCACCTGGTGGAACAGGACGACTTGCACAACAGCTCGGTGCTGCACCCGGCTACCGTAGTCTTCCCGGCCGCCCTGGCCGCTGCCCAGGACCTGGGCAAGTCCGGCCGCGAGCTGATCCTTGCCAGCGTCGCCGGCTATGAGGCCGGCATCCGTATCGGCGAGTTCCTTGGCCGTACGCACTACCGCATCTTCCACACCACCGCCACGGTCGGCACCCTGGCCGCCGCCGTGGCGGTGGGCAAGCTGCTGGGCTTCGACAGCCATCAGTTCGTGCATTGCCTGGGCAGCGCCGGCACCCAGGCCGCCGGGCTCTGGGAGTTCCTGCGCGACGCTGCCGACTCCAAGCAACTGCACACCGCCAAGGCCGCCGCCGATGGCCTGCTGGCCGCCTACCTGACCGCCGACGGCCTGACTGGCGCGCAGAACATCCTCGAAGGCGAGCAGGGCATGGCCGCCGGGATGTCCCGCGATGCCGACCCACGCTGGCTGGTGGACGGCCTGGGCACCCGCTGGGCGCTGGCCGAGACCTCCTTCAAGTTCCACGCCTCCTGCCGCCATACCCACCCGGCCGCCGATGCGCTGCTGGCGTTGATGCAGCGCGAGGGGCTTGAGCACGACGACATCGCCAAGGTGACCACCCGCGTGCACCAGGCAGCCATCGACGTGCTCGGCCGTGTGGTGGTGCCGCAGAGCGTGCACCAGGCGAAGTTCTCGATGGGCACCGTGCTGGGCCTGATCGCCGTGCACGGCAAGGCCGGGCTGGTGGAGTTCGAGACGTTCGCCCTGCAGGACCCGCGCATCGCCGCCTTCCGCGAAAAGGTCGAGATGCAGCTCGACCCCGAGGTCGACGGCGCCTACCCGCAGCGCTGGCTGGGCCGGGTCGAGGTGGTGACCACCGATGGTCGCTGCTTCCAGGGTGCGATCGACGAGCCCAAGGGCGACCCGGGCAACACGCTGAGCCGCGAGGAGCTTGCGGACAAGTTCCGCCGCCTGCTGGCGTTCGCCGGTGCCCGTGGCGATGCCGAGGCCGAGCGGCTGATCGACGCCACCTGGCGCCTGCATGCGCAGATGCAGCTCGGCGACTTCGCCTGA
- a CDS encoding CaiB/BaiF CoA transferase family protein codes for MSSRPLDGITVISLEHAIAAPFCTRQLADLGARVIKVERPGVGDFARGYDERVRGMASHFVWTNRSKESLALDLKQAPAQVVLEQLLERADVLVQNLAPGAAARMGLSFEALHERFPKLIVCDISGYGEGGPYEQKKAYDLLIQSESGFLSVTGGPGADGMAKAGCSIADISAGMYAYSGILSALLLRGRTGQGSRVEVSMLESMAEWMGFPMYYAFEGQNPPPRAGAAHATIYPYGPFPVGDGGSVMLGVQNEREWQAFCEQVLRQPALAGDPRFTSTSLRVANREALRALIVEAFASLTAEQVVERLELAQIANAHVNDMRDLWQHPQLAAREGWREIDSPVGRLPALLPPARNSAFAARMDAVPALGEHTDGLLQELGYTPRDIQRLHEQGAV; via the coding sequence ATGAGTTCGCGTCCCCTCGACGGCATTACCGTGATCAGCCTGGAACACGCCATTGCCGCGCCGTTCTGCACCCGCCAACTGGCCGACCTCGGCGCGCGGGTGATCAAGGTCGAACGCCCCGGCGTCGGCGACTTCGCCCGTGGCTACGACGAACGCGTGCGTGGCATGGCCTCGCATTTCGTCTGGACCAATCGCTCCAAGGAGAGCCTGGCCCTGGACCTCAAGCAGGCGCCGGCGCAAGTCGTGCTGGAGCAACTGCTGGAGCGCGCCGATGTGCTGGTGCAGAACCTGGCGCCAGGCGCCGCCGCGCGCATGGGGCTGTCGTTCGAGGCGCTGCACGAGCGCTTCCCGAAGCTGATCGTCTGCGACATTTCCGGCTACGGCGAAGGCGGGCCCTACGAGCAGAAGAAGGCCTACGACCTGCTGATCCAGAGCGAAAGCGGCTTCCTCTCGGTGACCGGCGGTCCCGGCGCCGATGGGATGGCCAAGGCCGGCTGCTCCATCGCCGACATCTCCGCCGGCATGTATGCCTACAGCGGCATCCTCTCGGCGCTGCTGCTGCGCGGGCGCACGGGGCAGGGCAGCCGGGTCGAGGTATCCATGCTGGAGAGCATGGCCGAGTGGATGGGCTTCCCGATGTACTACGCCTTCGAGGGCCAGAACCCGCCGCCGCGCGCCGGCGCCGCCCATGCCACCATCTATCCGTACGGCCCGTTCCCGGTGGGCGATGGCGGCAGCGTGATGCTCGGCGTGCAGAACGAGCGCGAATGGCAGGCGTTCTGCGAGCAGGTACTGCGACAGCCGGCCCTGGCCGGCGACCCGCGCTTCACCAGCACCAGCCTGCGCGTGGCCAATCGCGAGGCGCTGCGGGCACTGATCGTCGAAGCCTTTGCCAGCCTGACGGCGGAACAGGTGGTCGAGCGCCTGGAGTTGGCGCAGATCGCCAATGCCCACGTCAATGACATGCGCGATCTGTGGCAACATCCGCAACTCGCCGCCCGTGAGGGCTGGCGCGAAATCGACAGCCCGGTCGGCCGGCTGCCGGCGTTGCTGCCGCCGGCCCGCAACAGCGCGTTCGCCGCGCGCATGGACGCGGTGCCGGCGCTCGGCGAACACACCGACGGCCTGCTGCAGGAACTGGGCTATACCCCCCGTGACATCCAGCGCCTGCACGAGCAGGGCGCGGTATGA
- a CDS encoding HpcH/HpaI aldolase/citrate lyase family protein produces MTPIVRTALFVPGSRPERFAKALACGADAVIIDLEDAVEASLKAQARDNLAAFLCAEPTARVRVRVNAAGDPEQAADLELCGRLPGVVGILLPKAERAAQVRVAVACGKPVWPLVESARGLLALGEIAACEGVERLTFGGLDLALDIGMSNGTPAAATVYDQVRLSLLLHSRVNGLQPPLDTVYPAFDDAEGLAATIRHGRDQGLVGALCIHPKQVAVVHAALAPDADELDWARRVVEAAQSGAAAFQVDGQMVDAPVLGRARRLLANAGL; encoded by the coding sequence ATGACCCCCATTGTCCGCACCGCCCTGTTCGTTCCTGGCAGCCGCCCGGAGCGTTTCGCCAAGGCCCTGGCCTGCGGCGCCGACGCGGTGATCATCGACCTGGAGGATGCGGTGGAGGCATCGCTCAAGGCCCAGGCGCGCGACAACCTGGCGGCCTTCCTCTGCGCCGAGCCGACGGCGCGCGTGCGGGTGCGGGTGAATGCCGCCGGCGACCCGGAGCAGGCCGCCGACCTGGAACTGTGCGGACGCCTGCCGGGCGTGGTCGGCATCCTGCTGCCCAAGGCCGAGCGCGCCGCCCAGGTTCGCGTCGCGGTGGCCTGCGGCAAGCCGGTCTGGCCCCTGGTCGAGAGCGCGCGAGGCCTGCTCGCGCTGGGCGAAATCGCCGCCTGCGAGGGCGTGGAACGTCTGACCTTCGGCGGACTCGACCTCGCCCTGGACATCGGCATGAGCAACGGCACACCGGCCGCCGCCACTGTCTACGACCAGGTGCGCCTGAGCCTGCTGCTGCATTCGCGGGTCAACGGCCTGCAGCCGCCGCTGGATACGGTCTACCCGGCGTTCGACGATGCCGAAGGGCTGGCGGCGACCATTCGCCACGGCCGCGACCAGGGACTGGTGGGGGCGCTGTGCATCCATCCGAAGCAGGTTGCGGTGGTCCATGCGGCGCTGGCGCCCGACGCCGACGAACTGGACTGGGCCCGGCGCGTGGTGGAGGCCGCGCAGAGTGGCGCGGCTGCGTTCCAGGTCGATGGACAGATGGTCGACGCCCCTGTGCTGGGCCGTGCCCGGCGCCTGCTGGCCAACGCCGGCCTCTGA
- a CDS encoding lipid-transfer protein, with protein MSDKVIVAGVGMIPFTKPGASPSYTQMGAEALRLALKDAGIGYEKVQMAFAGYVYGDSTCGQTAIYEVGRSGIPIINVNNNCSTGSTALYLARAAVESGQADCVLALGFEQMRPGALKSNWDDRPVTRARFLPIVETLTADAGDLPGPLRTFGGAGREHMLKYGTQLSTFAAIRAKASRHAANNPLALFRKVVTTEDVLNDQVMWPGVMTRLMACPPTCGAAAAIVCSERFARRHGLSTDVAILAQALTTDPLESFDPPSMISYVGFQMAQAAARQVYEKAGVGPQDVRAVELHDCFAHNELLTYEALGLCPLGGAEKFVLDGDNTYGGRVVTNPSGGLLSKGHPLGATGLAQCYELTHQLRGSAGARQVEGLDIALQHNLGLGGACVVTLFGRN; from the coding sequence ATGAGCGATAAAGTCATAGTGGCCGGCGTCGGCATGATCCCTTTCACCAAGCCGGGCGCGAGCCCGAGCTACACCCAGATGGGCGCCGAGGCGTTGCGCCTGGCGCTGAAGGACGCCGGCATCGGCTACGAGAAGGTGCAGATGGCCTTCGCCGGCTACGTCTACGGCGACTCCACTTGCGGCCAGACCGCCATTTATGAGGTGGGTCGCAGCGGTATTCCGATCATCAACGTCAACAACAACTGCTCCACTGGCTCGACCGCGCTGTACCTGGCGCGCGCCGCCGTGGAAAGCGGCCAGGCCGATTGCGTTCTGGCGCTGGGCTTCGAGCAGATGCGGCCGGGCGCGCTCAAGTCCAACTGGGATGACCGCCCGGTGACGCGTGCGCGCTTCCTGCCGATCGTCGAGACGCTGACCGCCGACGCCGGCGATCTCCCCGGTCCCCTGCGCACCTTTGGCGGCGCGGGTCGCGAGCACATGCTCAAGTACGGCACCCAGCTGTCGACCTTCGCCGCGATCCGCGCCAAGGCCAGCCGCCACGCGGCCAACAACCCGCTGGCGCTGTTCCGCAAGGTGGTGACTACCGAAGACGTCCTCAACGACCAGGTGATGTGGCCGGGCGTGATGACCCGCCTGATGGCCTGTCCGCCCACCTGCGGCGCCGCCGCGGCTATCGTCTGCAGCGAGCGCTTTGCCCGCCGCCACGGCCTGAGCACCGACGTCGCGATCCTCGCCCAGGCGCTGACCACCGATCCGCTGGAATCCTTCGATCCGCCCTCGATGATCAGCTATGTCGGCTTCCAGATGGCCCAGGCCGCCGCGCGGCAGGTCTACGAGAAGGCCGGCGTCGGCCCGCAGGATGTGCGCGCCGTGGAGCTGCATGACTGCTTCGCGCACAACGAACTGCTGACCTATGAAGCGCTCGGCCTGTGTCCGCTCGGTGGCGCGGAAAAATTCGTCCTGGACGGCGACAACACCTATGGCGGCCGGGTGGTCACCAATCCGTCCGGCGGCCTCCTGTCGAAGGGCCATCCGCTGGGCGCCACGGGGCTGGCGCAATGCTACGAGCTGACCCACCAGTTGCGCGGCAGCGCCGGTGCGCGCCAGGTGGAAGGACTGGACATCGCCCTGCAGCACAATCTGGGCCTGGGCGGCGCCTGCGTGGTCACGCTGTTCGGCCGGAACTGA